The Eptesicus fuscus isolate TK198812 chromosome 20, DD_ASM_mEF_20220401, whole genome shotgun sequence genome contains the following window.
GTCTTGATACAGTGTGGATTACAAAGAtgcatgcatttgtcaaaattcaatgACCTATACAAATAAGATCTGTATACCTCCTTGCATGTacataatacctcaataaaaaattttaaattatcgaatattttatattaaacagTCTCTGCTCCCTAGCTCCAAAATCCTTTCTATCAGGATGTTGCTGAGTACAACACGTGGGCTAGTGCCCAGGTTTACGAGAAGGTTTGAAGTGGGCAAGATGGAATGACAGAAACACAACTGACAGACACCAACACAATGATCTAAAACCCCTTATATAAATGTCACCACCCACCACCAATAACAAAAGGGTGTTTTCTTCCTAAACCAAGAGCCCAAACCGCCCAGCCTGCTCTTCCTCTTTgctttctaattttcatttttaatcacaTTCAAACTCTTATGAAACAAGAAATAGAGATGAATGCAAGGGAGACCCCAAGTTACTTCTACACACATCACCAACTGCATCTGTATGGATGGCATCTAACCTAATGCCCcacacccattttttaaatgaacaacaCAGTAACAAGCAAATGAGAAGAAGCAAGAGAAGCGAGAATGACACAAGGCACTAGCGACAGGAATTCAGACCTACGTGCTGCCCAGACAATGATCTCAAAGCCTCACTGAGAGAGATCTCAGAAGTCAAACTTGATTATTGCCAGAGGAGAGCAGAGACATGCTTTCCATACGGTGATGGTGACTACTAGACTCTCACTAAGATTCTGCTTAGCTCTGAAAGTGCGTATTATTTCCTCACCATATGAAGTTCAAGCATCAAGCTTCTAAAATCACCTAAAAATTACCATAACTTGCccccaaaataaacattttcaactAGGAATTGCTCCAAATCATGGCCCACCTCCTTTATGTTCTCTCCCATGTTAATTTCAAACGGTTAAAGCCAAAAACTTCTCTTCCAGAGGTGGgtggagggcaggtggagggaagAAGGCAGATAGTGGTGTGTGTAAAGGACACGGGATTAGCAACTTCATTCCAGCCTCTGACCACCTCACAGGCTTCCTAGCACTTCACTTCCGGGGACCGTGCAGGGGCCGGAGTTGCTTGCACTACTCAGTGATACCAGACTGCAGTAGGAAGCCAACATTAGCCTTAACAATAAGCTCTAACCCCCACTGCTCGACGTTAGCGTGACATGGTGAGCCCTGTCCTGAAAGGGTTTTACTGCTTTTCTGAGATATGGGAAGGAGGCCAGCCGTTTTCTACAGAAAGGGCGGATTAACCAACGTGTGTCGGTTTAGATTACTGCAGGTGGCTGTTCTGAAAGGAGGGCACCGTGAAGCTGTCAGAGACCCCGCTTCAGGCCGTCAGCAGGTTACATGTCACTCGTGGCTTGCCTGACCTTCCCCCTGGTGAAGGTGGCAGAAACGTACTGAAGGCCCGTGAAGCTGACTGCCTCAACATGGTCCAAGAAAAACTAAGATAAAGCTCACGCTTCCGAGTGACTGTTTCTCACAGCTCAGTGGCTGGGAGTGCTTCGTTCACAGGGAACCACACCCTGATAATAAGGCACAGTCCACACCCCATTATCCATCGGAGTTGATACAGGAAAAGGGCTGAGGCTGAAACATCACGACTGGCATCAGAGTCTGTGTAATGTTTCTGTAAACTACTCCCAGGGGGTTGGAGTCTCAGCCAATGGCGTAGGGCTTCCAGCAATACCTGGGGCTAAAGAGTGAGTGAAGAGTTACTGGGGATCACCAGCATGTGCTCAAGAAGCTATCTCCTGCAAAACAACCAGGGcagccctgagaccccagccctgggTGTTCAGTTACGACAGCACAAAAAGGTCTCAGTTATAAAGCACACAGCAGAGGCCCTTAGGAGAAAACACCTGACTGTGAGGTGCCCAAGTACAGCCACGTCTTCTTTCTTATGAGAGTGGATTAAATAATAGAATTTCTTAGTCTATTATTGGTTCCTCTCAGAGCAGCAGTCACCTTCAGTAAGTGGGACAAGACTTGGGATACCAAAAGATGCCACATTATGATTCATTGCAAGCACAAGAAATACCTACTAGCAAAGGCAATTGGGCTACTTTTAGACTCATAATAATTTGACACCAAAGGAAGGATCCCAAACTAAAGGGCTCCGTCTCACCATCACAGCATCACAATTTGGGAATACGTAACCAAAATGCAACTGCAGGTACCAAGCTGTTGGATTAGGCCAACACAAGAGGCCTTCTCCCTGTCCCCCAGAAGGGCCCCCACCTTCAAGGTCATTCTCTGGGCCCTCAATCCCTCCAGAATACTGTGCCCGCCTCCAATGAGGTCATCCATGCCGTGGTGAATGTTCTGGAGGGAGGAGTTAAACTGCAGTGATTCATCCATTGGTATGGTGGTGTCAGAGTCCTGTGAAAGAAACGCAGGCACTTGATTAACTTTGCTTGCTGGTCAGCCCCTGCGGTCCCACTGCGTTTGACAGCTCTGCCTGTTGGCCAAGGCCAAGCCAGAAGAATAGCCAGAGGGAATGGTGCAAGAATCAGAGGAACCtaacagagggaaaaaaaaagcaaagcaaagcaaagatcTGGAGTGGCCTCTGGCACTTTCCTCAGACTTCCATTACACAAGTCTTGTTAATTCCTGCCTCTTATCATTACCCCCACTTGGGAAAAGCGATTGCTTCAAGACCTCATGGGCTTCTCTCaaagtctttctctgactgctcaCTAACCTAGCTTGTTTCAAATGTTCCTTTACTTGGTTTCCCCTTAATACCACGTTAAatgtttgcttttgttctttagCTATTTTATCCATAGCTTATCCCTCCACTTAGACTGATACTAAGGACAGAAGAGACAGTGCTTTCCTACTGATGCCCAAATAATGTTCAGATGGGACTGGTCTCCTGAGCAGGCAAGAAAAATCTGCACAAAAAGGAAGGGAAACAAAAACTACTGACCAAGTTACTTTCCACTTTGCATGCTCATTACCCTAagctcacttaatcctcatcCTAACCTTATGAAGTAGTTAACATATTATCCccatttagagatgaggaaactgaagcccagataGTTGGAATACCTTGTTCAAGTTCTCACAGAGCTGGTAAGAAGTCCAGGAAGGCAAGAATCCCAGTACTGAGTGCAGAGTCTGCTCTCTTAGCCATTCTGTCTGGAGAAACATCAGGACCAATCCTAGGCTCTAAACTGACACTGAAAGTGCACTGTACACAGAAGCAATTCATGACCAGCCGTAATACTGTTCTCTTTCCTGCCTCCTGATGATCACAAACTCTTCTGTCTACCAGAGCCATTCTTACCACATGTCCTGAGCCACCCCAGGACatgttcactgatttttagagaaagggagagggagaggaaggtggagagagagaaagagagaaagaggaagaaagagagagagagagaaaaaacatcgatCCGTTTCCTGCATGCAACCTgccaaggccagggatcaaacctgcaacctaggtatgtgccctgaccaggaatcgaactctcaaccttttggtgttcaggacgacgttccaaccaactgagccataccagccagggccatttttaCCACTTTTAACCACTACAAAGAGATCAAACCATCTTTTCTTTGATGTTCAAGTTGAAAATTAATTAATGCACACATGTTCAATCTCCCTTGATAACACAGGAGTTTCTCACATCCTCTATTCTCAGCACCTTAAATAGTGTTCTACATATAGCTAATGCTCAGTGGGTCAGAAGACTGCAGTGTTTGAATCAATtaaagatttcatttatttggcaagcatttattgaatgccttttACATACAAATCTTTCTTACTTTCCCACCTGAAAGGGTAGAGCTGATGAGCCACTATCTCAGAAAAATGTATGATAGTTCCAGATCATAGAATAAATAGAAAGTTCATTTAGTAAGTCCCAAGCCTAAAAAATGCCTAAGTAACAATCAAAAGCCCACATAACATCTTCCAGAGTGTCATAGAGTTCATTACATTATTGGAAATTGGCCATGCTTAGCACTATACCACCAACACATCTCCATCACACTTTTGAATTGTTAGTCATTGTTACTTGACTGCTTACTCTAGAGACACAGAAACTACAGAGGTACATTCTGAAACACTTGGGGAAATTTACTACAAGTGTGGACACAGCAAAGAGAGTTAAACATCTGCAAATTGGGAACTGATTTGTTCTGATGTCAGGCTTAGAAAGCTAAGACCTCTTTAGAAAACAAACATctccattaaaacacacacacacaaacaaaacaaaacaaaaaacaaaaaaccaccccAAAACCCACCTCATTTGGCGGAATATAATATGCAGAACATGAAAAAGGTCAGTATGTCCTACATCATGTGCAGAAAATGATCCTATTGAAACCAAAGGGCAAGGACAATGGTGTTCTACAAAATCAAACGAGAAAACCAGTAGGCCACTTTCAAATAGGCTCAAAACAAGTAATCCTCTAAAACAAAAAAGTCTGTTAACAAATTCCTCCAAAATTGCGCTCAGCCTAGGGACAAAAACATTGTAATGCATCTGACACTagaaccacacacatacacagcacaAAGGCAACTGCCCCAAGGCAGCTTTCAAATGCTGCCCTCACTAAAAATGGCCTAAGTTCTAATCATCTGTCTCTATCTGATCAGAAAAAAACGTTTCTACCATGTCAACCACGACCTCTCTGCATCGGCCCAGTCAAACCAGGCAATTTTTACCCCCGCTCATTCCCTCAAGTTAACTGCTTCCTCTTCAGGTTTCTGTGTTAGAAAAGAGATTCCCCGTCTAGTTATAGTCTCTGTGGCAATGCACAAGGTCCACTGTCATTTCCAGTTGGTCTCCTCATCAGTCTGCTTCAGACACCACCTAAAAGGATGACGCTCAGACCCTGAGCTCCAGCTTCTATGAGCTGTTGAGTACCTGCAGACTCCCACCCTGGTGCCTGGCTTACGTTGGGGGTGAAGGTGCGAGACAGAAGCTCCTCTCGCTGTCTCTCTTGCTGCTCCCTTGTGTATCGCCGATGCTGGAAGTTTCTGAGGGCAGTCTGCAGGTGCTGGACATCATACTTTAACTGGTCAACACGACtggaattgagagagagagagatattacaTCCCAGGAACCCAGAGTGGCACAATTTGAGGTCACCAGGCTTTGTCTTCAGGAAAGAAGACTTTCCTTACTTCTTCCTATGCCACTCCatgccaccctcccaccccaaatAATCTGATTTTGATCAATTACGTTGAAAATAAAGAAGTAGCTTGTGGTTAAAGTAGGGTTGTAGCACACGAGATTCCAGCAGCTTTACTTAAATACCTGCTGGTCTCTGATTCTGGATGCATGACAGAGAACAGGTGACAGGAAACAGGCTCAATGACCTCTTCCTGACCTCCTATGGATTATATCACTCCCCTGGAAGAAGCCCAAGGGCATCTTTGGCGTAAAGCATCAGCAAAGTTTCATAAAACTTttgggagcaggggctggggtagAGGTGGTGAGGgtggtttcattttaatttcatggGGGACTATCAAACATTAGATCGGTATTTCATTATAATTAGACTGATTGAAGTGATTAAGAGCAAGATTCATTTCAACCCAAGAATGTAGTGGGAGCCAAAGGGTAAACTCACTTAGGCTTCAAGTGGCCATGGGTTTGGACAGAAAAACAGTACTGGAGGCAAATTTTCAAAATGACACCAATGAGGTAAGGAGACACAAAACTTCTGAGCCACTAaattacagaatttttattttgagagaataAAATTGCACCCTTTACGGGGACTTTACAGTCTCCGTTTTCCAAAGTGTAAATGAATTTCCAGAGCATTCAATAGCCCCTGCGGAGAAAGACCGGTCTTCAGGACTAGGGTTGTTAGAGTACTCACAGTCTGGCATTCTGTCTTTTACTGGGGGGCTCCTTGCTGGACAAAATCTCCAGACGTTCTAGCTGGCTGAATATCTGGTCTATGCTTGCTTGGATTTCGTTTTCTACTACtgcacaaaagagaaaaaagaataattgcTGGAAAAGAGATAGTGAACTTAAATTAGAATGGTAAATCAAACATATCTTTTTCCACACCCAATActcaaaatatgtatttcaaaaggagaaaaatgcatATGCTattgaataatagaaaaagttCAAGTTTTACTAAGTGACTCTGTAAATGCTGtttcaaatatgtatatatagttgTTAATGATATAACAATGCCAATTTTTAAGAGGGTAAATCTGCAGAAATAAATTTCCTgctgttagaaaataaaatgaacatttaaatgTTATCCAAAAAGTTTTTAAGCAAAAGTCAGTATTTTCTGATACAGCATGAGGTCTCTTTTCCTTTGAGATTATTCTCAGATATAGATTATAAATATCTAGTAAAAAGACTGCCTATTGAATTCCCTATAGTAATAAggtcaaaaaacaacaacacacacacacaaaggggaaGATTAGTAATCGAAACAGAGGAGAGTTCCCTTAAGGCTTTCCATAAGAATGGGTGGGCTGAAGCTGGAGTCCCCAAAATAGACCAAGTATCAGTAGGAAAGGCCCAGGAAAGAATCCATAGCAGTAAAGATATGATAAACACAGTCATTTTCCTTATCCCTTGTGATAAACCGTCAAAATGACCTCTTTCCATTTCTAATCATGTAACAATGAGATTATTGGGAAGGCAAACAAAGTCAATGGACAGAAACTAAACTGTGCACAAAAGCAGATTGCTTCTTGCCCCATAAATAAGTGACAGCAATGTCACCTTTGTAGGTTAGCTAACAAATACAGATTAGAACAAAGTGGGGCACAGAACCAAGAGAAGAGATGCTCTGAAGCTgtggaaaggagacagagaaacgGGCATGGTGACAGCCAAGCAGCGAGGTGAGAAGGCAGCTTCGGCAGTGTGTGGGTAGCCAGCAGTGTCTGCATGACCGACTCAGAAAAAGGACCTTTTCTTATGATAGAAAAGACACTAAAAACCACAAAGCAGCCCTCTACTCAAAAGAAATCAGGGTGTGAGaactaaattaattaatattgctattcatttCTGAATAGGCCTTCTAAAAAGCCACAGTCCTCACTCAGAAGAAATGACCAATTCCAGTTAAACATGTCCGACTTTTTATGGAGCACACTCCTCTAAGGACTAGGTAATGAGATTAAGACAGGTGGAGGAAAGAACTTCCACTCCCACAGGGCCATGTCAGGTTGAgtggaggggtaatgggggatgCGACTTGGGGGATTCCAAAGGGCACAATCAGGGAAATCAGTGACTGGGCCACAGGGTT
Protein-coding sequences here:
- the GOSR2 gene encoding Golgi SNAP receptor complex member 2 isoform X2, which encodes MEPLYQQTHKQVHQIQSHMGRLETADKQSVHLVENEIQASIDQIFSQLERLEILSSKEPPSKRQNARLRVDQLKYDVQHLQTALRNFQHRRYTREQQERQREELLSRTFTPNDSDTTIPMDESLQFNSSLQNIHHGMDDLIGGGHSILEGLRAQRMTLKGTQKRILDIANMLGLSNTVMRLIEKRAFQDKYFMIGGMLLTCVVMFFVVQYLT